CCTGAGTACATGATCCCTGTCAACTTCTACGGCCGAGTGGAGGACACACCACAGGGCAAGAAGTGGGTGACACTCAGGTGAGGCGACGCTGTGACCTGCTGGtgctgtgagagaaagagagagatattagagaGAATTCTATCTTGTCTTGCTGGATCCTTTGAAGTGATCCTATTGTACTTATTAATCCTATCTTGCTTTCCTGTATCCTTTAAACCTATCCTACTGTATCAATTGACCCTGTATCCTTTGAAGTTATCCTATTGTATCAGTTAGTCCTATCGTCCCTTACTGTATCCTTTGAACTCATCCTACTGTATCAATTAAAATTAGCTCTGTATCCTTTAAAGTGATCCTACTGTGCCTTTGAATCCTGTCTTGACTTCCTGTATCCTTTGAAGTGATCCTACTGTACCTTTGAATCCTCGTCTTGCTTTCCTGTATCCTTTGAAGTGATCCTACTGTACCTTTGAATCCTTGTCTTGCTTTCCTGTATCCTTTGAAGTGATCCTACTGTGCCTTTGAATCCTGTCTTGCCTTCCTGTATCCTTTGAAGTGATCCTACTGTACCTTTGAATCCTTGTCTTGCTTTCCTGTATCCTTTAAAGTGATCCTACTGTGCCTTTGAATCCTGTCTTGCCTTCCTGTATCCTTTGAACTCATCCCACTGTACCTTTGAATCCTGCCTGGCTTTCTTGTATCCTCTGAAGTGATCCTACTGTACCCTGACATGTGTTGTTCCCTGCAGATTGTGTTTGCCATGCCCTACGACAACCCAATCCCCGGCTACAAGAACAACGTCGTCAACACCATGCGTCTGTGGTCTGCCAAGTCCACCAACAACTTCGATCTTAAGTTCTGTGAGTAGTttggcattttctctctctttgttgttgttcagaATTGCAATTGTCATATTTATCTAATGACTTGTTACTCAACAGTCACTCCCTAAACAGTGTCATTAAATCATGTTCCAACAATGAAAGCAACATTCTGCTTCCttttgggtgattttatacagcttcagaaacttatattgagattaaaatattgaatcttctgacctctatagacccttcctcgtgtcaataaaatggtctaattatacacaaatgcctcccagtactgaagggattaaatgaagtcaagtcataggaaattggaaatacagaaggagatagggagttccagagcccTAACACTCAAATCAACCCTCAACAGTCACTTTATTCTATCAACCAATCACACCCCAACAGTCAACGATGGCGACTACATCCAGGCCGTGCTGGACCGCAACTTTGCTGAGAACATTTCCCGTGTGCTGTACCCCAACGACAACTTCTTTGAGGGCAAGGAGCTGCGCCTGAAGCAGGAGTACTTCATGGTGGCCGCTACTCTGCAGGACATCATCCGACGCTTCAAGGCCTCCAAGTTTGGTTCCAAGGATGCCATCCGCACCTCCTTTGACACTTTCCCTGATaaggtgaggaaaaaaggggaagtaagagaagggaggggaaatacaagataaaggaagggaggagggaagaggaagggggaaggtgaaggaaagggtagtagaaggaaaaggaagagggaagaggaagagagaagggaggtagggataaaagaaggaaagggaggagggaagataaaggaagagatgaaagaagaaggaaagggaggagggaatgcaaagtggaaaaaagatagaaaataaagaaagggatgaaataagaaggaaagggaatggggaaagaaagatggatgaTAAAtggaacagaaacagaaaagaagaaagaagatagagaataaCCCATACTGTTGTCCTCGCCACtggctcaccactcaccacactcccTGCACAGGTTGCCATCCAGCTGAACGACACCCACCCGTCCTTGGCCATCCCTGAACTGATGCGCATCCTGGTCGACATCGAGGGGCTGACCTGGGCACGTGCCTGGGAGGTGTGCGTCAAGACCTGCGCCTACACCAACCACACGGTGCTGCCCGAGGCCCTGGAGCGCTGGCCCGTCAGCATGCTGGAGCACATCCTGCCCAGGCACCTCCAGATCATCTATGAgatcaaccatcaccatctGCAGGAGGTGGCCAAGaggtgaggctgtggtggtgctggtgctgatgaaagttttatttttttggtagtaatagtgagtaatgttagtagttagtagttgtaatagttatAATAGTGGTTAAAGTCAAGTTATTAGAGGTTCACATTTTGTAGTAAGGGCTTGAGTCATGAGTGTAGTGGTGTGTTGCATGAGTGTTGTTAGTGAGTGAGGTGGTGCTAacggtggtgttgtgtggcagGTACCCTGGGGACATGGACCGCATCCGCAACATGTCGCTGGTGGAGGAGCATGGTGAGAAGCGCATCAACATGGCCCACCTGTGCATCGTTGGGTCCCACGCAGTGAACGGTGTGGCGGCCATCCACTCCGAGATCATCAAGCGCGACATCTTCAAGAACTTCTACGACATGTTCCCCGAGCGCTTCCAGAACAAGACCAACGGCATCACGCCGCGCCGCTGGCTGCTGCTGTGCAACCCCACGCTGGCCGATGCTGTGGCCGAGAAGATCGGCGAGGACTGGGTGGTGCACCTGGACCAGCTGACCAAGCTGAAGCCGCTGGTGAATGACAGTGGGTTCATCCGCACCATCCAGGTGGCTAAGCAGGAGAACAAGATGCGTCTGGCCAAGCAGCTGGAGCAGGAGTACGGTGTGAAGGTGAACCCCTCCTCCATGTTTGACATCCAGGTGAAGCGTATCCACGAGTACAAGCGCCAGCTGCTCAACTGCATGCACATCATCACGCTGTACAACCGCATCAAGGCCAACCCCAGCGGGACCTTCGTGCCACGCACCATCATGATCGGCGGCAAGGCGGCGCCTGGCTACCACACCGCCAAGCAGATCATCCGCCTCATCTGCGCCGTGGCCCGCGTGGTCAACAACGACCCCATCGTGGGCGACCGCCTCAAGGTCATCTACCTGGAGAACTACCGTGTCACCCTGGCCGAGCAGATCATCCCGGCTGCCGACCTGTCCGAGCAGATCAGCACGGCCGGCACGGAGGCGTCTGGCACAGGCAACATGAAGTTCATGCTGAACGGCGCTGACCATCGGCACGCTGGATGGTGCCAACATTGAGATGATGGAGGAGATGGGCCGCGACAACATCTTCATCTTCGGCATgacggtggaggaggtggaggagctgaAGCGCCGCGGCTACAACGCCCGCGACTACTACAACAACCTGCCAGAGCTGCGGCAGTGCATCGACCAGATCGACAGCGGCTTCTTCTCCCCGAACAACCCAGACCAGTTCAAGGACCTGGTCAACATCCTCATGTACCACGACCGGTTCTTCCTCTTCGCTGACTACGAATCCTACATCAAGTGCCAGGATGAGGTGGCCAAGCTGTACCAGAAACCCAATGAGTGGGCCAAGAAGGCGCTGCTCAACATTGCCTCCTCCGGCAAGTTCTCCAGCGACCGCACCATCTCGGAGTACGGCCGGGAGATCTGGGGGGTGGAGCCCTCCTGGGAGAAGCTGCCAGCGCCCCACGAGCCAAGGGAGACCGAGGAGAGCAGCAAGTAGAGAGTGGTGGGTCAGAGGGAGAGTGTGgctggtggtgtgtggggaggcggaggagcagcaggagggaaGGTTGTATGTAGATAGGCGGCATTGTTGACATTTTTACGGAACCGGACGTGGTGACTGACCGATGAGGTGGTGTTTTCTGGTGACTGACATGAcacaggggagggaagggagggtcagatgtactactactactactactactgctacttataCCTAATTGTATCAGGTATCATTGTATCATCACTGTAGAGGGCAATACTACTAGGCACTTGGCTTTCGTCCCGTGGGAAGGTGATACACTTCAATAAATAAAGGTCTCCTGTGAGGCGTCCTTCCACTGCTCTTCAATTTGTATGTAACAGTGTCGCTTGTAGAGAGTTCCTCAGTGGTGGCTTGCTGGGCTgaggggtggggcggggcaatGGCCGCCGCCACCTGCTAGTCACTGATGGGGCGTGGCCGCCTGCCCTGCCCACACCCGGCTCACCCTTTGTTTCCGTGCCAATCCTGTGAGTGTCTCAGCGTCGCCGCCGGCCGGCATGGCTGCCGCGCCGGGCTGGTTGTGTCAGCG
This region of Portunus trituberculatus isolate SZX2019 chromosome 12, ASM1759143v1, whole genome shotgun sequence genomic DNA includes:
- the LOC123502852 gene encoding LOW QUALITY PROTEIN: glycogen phosphorylase-like (The sequence of the model RefSeq protein was modified relative to this genomic sequence to represent the inferred CDS: inserted 2 bases in 1 codon; substituted 1 base at 1 genomic stop codon) gives rise to the protein MTTPQSDLDKRKQISVRGIAQVENVANVKKTFNRHLHYTLVKDRNVSTPRDYYFALANTVRDHLTSRWIRTQQHYYEKDPKRVYYLSLEYYMGRSLTNTMINLGIQSACDEALYQLGLDIEELEALEEDAGLGNGGLGRLAACFLDSMATLGMAAYGYGIRYEYGIFAQKIKNGEQVEEPDDWLRFGNPWEKARPEYMIPVNFYGRVEDTPQGKKWVTLRXGDAIVFAMPYDNPIPGYKNNVVNTMRLWSAKSTNNFDLKFFNDGDYIQAVLDRNFAENISRVLYPNDNFFEGKELRLKQEYFMVAATLQDIIRRFKASKFGSKDAIRTSFDTFPDKVAIQLNDTHPSLAIPELMRILVDIEGLTWARAWEVCVKTCAYTNHTVLPEALERWPVSMLEHILPRHLQIIYEINHHHLQEVAKRYPGDMDRIRNMSLVEEHGEKRINMAHLCIVGSHAVNGVAAIHSEIIKRDIFKNFYDMFPERFQNKTNGITPRRWLLLCNPTLADAVAEKIGEDWVVHLDQLTKLKPLVNDSGFIRTIQVAKQENKMRLAKQLEQEYGVKVNPSSMFDIQVKRIHEYKRQLLNCMHIITLYNRIKANPSGTFVPRTIMIGGKAAPGYHTAKQIIRLICAVARVVNNDPIVGDRLKVIYLENYRVTLAEQIIPAADLSEQISTAGTEASGTGNMKFMLNGXLTIGTLDGANIEMMEEMGRDNIFIFGMTVEEVEELKRRGYNARDYYNNLPELRQCIDQIDSGFFSPNNPDQFKDLVNILMYHDRFFLFADYESYIKCQDEVAKLYQKPNEWAKKALLNIASSGKFSSDRTISEYGREIWGVEPSWEKLPAPHEPRETEESSK